One genomic region from Gemmatimonadaceae bacterium encodes:
- a CDS encoding lysophospholipid acyltransferase family protein, producing MRRVISSVLRVILRVFFPRIEISGIDRVPRDGPVMLAVNHPNGLIDPLFLLCLSPRPVSFLAKAPLFEMPVISWFVTALGSIPVYRRQDGGFDPAKNRQTFERARAILASGGVIAIFPEGASHDDPKMRPLKTGAARIALGATSMNSDGEPLTIVPLGIYYTAKRLFRSSALLYFGEPVSVTPAPLKPNGEPPSDAVHAVTERIEQALSDVTLQADEHEALALVARAEEVFSSEDPAAAERLVDKFELRRRFMAGYATLRTNAPERLAAITARITRYETELRETGLDPHTLRPAAARGAHQMGEAVKTVGVLILGLPIALIGAIVNYPAYRMVAFIATGLSRGDEGIVATIKLIAGALLFPLAWIIVALAVGFSFGALAGVGALVLAPISGYVALLVFERLDELRGSARAVAVSQFQRWGYLRLVAERTAIRQEIMQLAADFEA from the coding sequence ATGAGAAGAGTTATCAGCTCCGTCCTGCGCGTGATCCTGCGCGTGTTCTTTCCACGGATCGAGATATCCGGCATCGATCGCGTTCCGCGAGATGGCCCGGTAATGCTTGCCGTGAATCACCCTAACGGCCTCATCGATCCACTGTTCCTGCTGTGCCTGTCGCCCCGCCCGGTGTCGTTTCTCGCGAAGGCGCCTCTGTTCGAGATGCCGGTAATCAGCTGGTTCGTGACGGCACTCGGGTCGATTCCCGTTTACCGCCGCCAGGACGGTGGCTTCGATCCGGCAAAGAATCGCCAGACGTTCGAGCGCGCTCGCGCCATTCTCGCCAGCGGTGGCGTGATCGCCATTTTCCCCGAAGGCGCGTCTCACGACGATCCGAAAATGCGGCCGCTCAAGACCGGCGCGGCGCGCATCGCACTCGGCGCTACTTCAATGAATAGCGACGGGGAGCCGCTGACCATTGTACCGCTCGGGATCTACTACACAGCCAAGAGACTCTTTCGAAGCTCTGCGCTCCTCTATTTCGGTGAGCCGGTTTCCGTGACGCCCGCGCCGCTGAAACCAAACGGCGAGCCGCCGTCCGACGCTGTACATGCAGTGACGGAGCGCATCGAGCAGGCACTCAGTGACGTCACGCTTCAGGCCGACGAGCACGAAGCACTGGCGCTCGTCGCACGCGCGGAAGAAGTCTTTTCGTCCGAGGATCCCGCGGCAGCTGAGCGCCTCGTCGACAAGTTCGAGCTGCGCCGGCGATTCATGGCCGGCTATGCGACGCTTCGCACAAATGCACCCGAGCGTCTCGCAGCAATCACGGCACGCATAACTCGTTATGAGACAGAGCTGCGTGAGACGGGGCTCGACCCGCACACGCTGAGGCCGGCTGCAGCCCGCGGCGCGCACCAGATGGGCGAAGCAGTCAAGACAGTGGGCGTCCTGATACTCGGCCTTCCAATCGCGCTGATCGGCGCGATCGTCAACTACCCGGCGTACCGCATGGTCGCATTCATCGCGACCGGACTGTCACGGGGCGACGAAGGCATCGTCGCGACGATCAAGCTCATCGCCGGCGCATTGCTGTTCCCTCTCGCCTGGATCATAGTCGCCCTCGCCGTCGGTTTCAGCTTTGGTGCTTTGGCAGGTGTCGGAGCGCTCGTTCTGGCTCCAATCAGCGGGTATGTGGCTTTACTGGTCTTCGAGAGACTCGACGAGCTGCGCGGCAGCGCGAGAGCTGTGGCCGTGTCGCAATTCCAGCGCTGGGGTTACCTCCGCCTGGTCGCCGAACGCACGGCAATCCGCCAGGAGATCATGCAGCTGGCGGCCGACTTCGAGGCTTGA
- a CDS encoding YceI family protein, whose protein sequence is MIVKFFLVPLLTIAATATFVRAQGTDGLSLELRPGSELSFEGTSTLHGFTCKTTKLQATVQVDGGYSETRLSQLHRPLKTVEIVIPVKSLTCGNKGLEENMRKTLKADRYPDIRYELSTYEIPATSVTDNGLTLKAVGKVTVAGKENTIEMLIKAERLADGSARATATQSLQMTDFGIKPPVFMLGTLRTGNKIVVSFKLVASPRTLASLGFPNQ, encoded by the coding sequence ATGATCGTCAAATTTTTTCTAGTTCCGTTACTCACCATCGCCGCGACTGCCACATTCGTTCGAGCCCAAGGCACAGATGGCCTCAGCCTCGAGCTGCGCCCGGGTAGCGAGCTCTCGTTCGAGGGAACGTCCACTCTCCACGGGTTCACCTGCAAGACGACAAAGCTCCAGGCTACGGTGCAGGTGGACGGCGGCTACAGCGAAACTCGGCTCTCACAGCTGCACCGACCGCTCAAGACCGTCGAAATCGTGATTCCGGTCAAGAGCCTGACGTGCGGCAACAAGGGCCTCGAAGAGAACATGCGCAAGACCCTCAAGGCCGATCGCTATCCGGACATCCGTTACGAGCTGTCCACCTACGAGATCCCGGCGACCTCGGTCACCGACAACGGTCTCACACTCAAGGCGGTTGGAAAGGTGACGGTCGCAGGGAAGGAGAACACGATCGAAATGCTGATCAAGGCGGAGCGTCTCGCGGACGGGAGTGCAAGAGCAACTGCAACCCAGTCTCTCCAGATGACCGACTTCGGCATCAAGCCTCCGGTATTCATGCTCGGCACGCTCAGGACCGGCAACAAGATCGTGGTTTCGTTCAAGCTCGTGGCAAGCCCGCGGACGCTGGCATCGCTCGGCTTCCCGAATCAGTGA
- a CDS encoding porin — MKRSNTYLVSVALVLAAAIPAAAQELARVAVVTDSPEVMAPAPDTAKTVKAPRFAPPPIEIQYFRPQDRRGLNVFEAPKEEGAPYTGFKLSWGAAFTQQYQSLKHSNAASPKLVTTAGVSTDANKLIEIGSGFNNAVANLYLNAQLARGIRVSLNTNLSSRHHSETWVNDGFLLIDASPFDVNALNTLMKYLTLRVGHFDINYGDAHFRRSANGNAMYNPFVGNYIMDAYTTEIGAEAYLRSNGWLAMAGMTGGEIRGQVTKPKDRSMTYLTKLGWDKQLSSDLRVRVTGSSYAKSKSVSNTLFSGDRAGSRYYSVLENTTSTESAQAWSGAINPGFKSSVHAIVFNPFVKFRGLELFGNVERAKGRAATELTDRTWRQNVGEAVYRFLDQQLYVGGRYNTAKGDLVGMPNDVKVQRYQLGGGWFITPNVLMKGEYVNQKYLDFPSTDIRSGGKFKGLMVEGVVAFFPAWLAA; from the coding sequence ATGAAACGCTCGAATACTTATCTCGTCTCGGTCGCGCTGGTTCTTGCAGCCGCAATTCCGGCAGCTGCCCAGGAGCTGGCCCGGGTCGCCGTTGTCACAGACTCGCCGGAGGTCATGGCGCCGGCACCCGACACCGCGAAAACAGTGAAGGCGCCGCGCTTCGCGCCGCCGCCAATCGAGATCCAGTATTTTCGCCCGCAGGATCGTCGCGGTCTCAACGTGTTCGAAGCGCCGAAGGAAGAAGGCGCTCCCTACACCGGCTTCAAGCTCAGCTGGGGCGCTGCATTTACTCAGCAGTACCAGTCGCTGAAGCACAGCAACGCCGCCAGCCCGAAGCTGGTGACCACTGCCGGCGTAAGCACTGACGCGAACAAGCTGATCGAGATTGGATCGGGCTTCAACAACGCAGTAGCCAATCTCTACTTGAATGCGCAGCTGGCCCGCGGCATTCGCGTTTCACTCAACACCAATCTTTCGTCGCGGCACCACAGCGAGACCTGGGTAAACGACGGGTTCCTGCTGATCGACGCCTCTCCGTTCGATGTCAACGCGCTCAACACGCTCATGAAGTACCTCACGCTGCGCGTCGGGCACTTCGACATCAATTATGGTGATGCGCACTTCCGTCGCAGCGCGAACGGCAACGCGATGTACAACCCGTTCGTCGGCAACTACATCATGGATGCCTACACCACCGAGATCGGCGCCGAGGCATATCTGCGCTCCAACGGCTGGCTGGCGATGGCGGGAATGACGGGTGGAGAGATCCGCGGCCAGGTCACGAAGCCCAAGGACCGCTCGATGACGTACCTCACCAAGCTCGGCTGGGACAAGCAGCTCAGCTCGGACCTGCGTGTGCGTGTGACTGGTTCGTCCTATGCCAAGTCAAAATCGGTGAGCAACACCTTGTTCAGTGGTGATCGCGCGGGCTCGCGATATTATAGCGTGCTCGAGAACACCACGTCGACGGAGTCGGCACAGGCCTGGTCGGGCGCCATAAACCCCGGCTTCAAGAGCTCCGTGCACGCGATCGTCTTCAACCCATTCGTGAAATTCCGCGGCCTCGAGCTGTTCGGCAACGTCGAGCGGGCCAAGGGAAGAGCAGCCACTGAGCTGACGGATCGCACGTGGCGCCAGAACGTTGGCGAAGCGGTCTATCGGTTCCTCGATCAGCAGCTATATGTGGGCGGCCGTTACAACACGGCGAAGGGTGACCTCGTCGGCATGCCGAATGACGTGAAGGTGCAGCGGTATCAGCTTGGCGGCGGATGGTTCATCACGCCCAACGTGCTGATGAAGGGCGAGTATGTAAACCAGAAGTACCTCGACTTCCCGAGCACCGATATTCGCAGCGGTGGGAAGTTCAAGGGACTGATGGTTGAAGGAGTAGTTGCCTTCTTTCCTGCGTGGTTGGCAGCGTAA
- a CDS encoding ATP-binding protein encodes MGVSDPVADAVLAGIAVISADAIICIDEAQRITFFNEGAERIFGYDREEALGQPIELLIPARYRSTHRDHVRRFGQSTVQARRMGERNEISGLRKSGEEFPAEAAISHLGSGPNRVYSVVLRDITFRRRAEQNQRFLAEAGEVLALSLGTAETVSSAARIAVPTLADAAIVSVFHGGTFHGVAAAHVDAPRAEQLQMLRVESPVDLRGSHPVAEVIRTGKVFSIPNSETAEPRLAAMLGESGPIFSDGAAASALVLPLVARDQLLGVMELYTRRRKLDPDDVVLAEDTSRRAALAIDNARLHEQVTLGLRARDDMIGIVSHDLRNPVNAVKMLTGAILGTERSFPLPLDVIEYSTIIRQASEQMDSLIRDLLDVTRIEAGRLKIETAPTDVSDLLSDAFGTLNPIASAKSISLQFSTERGLPMVSVDRERIRQALSNLIGNSVKFSPPESSIDVRAERRDDHVEVSVIDRGPGMNEEQLSHAFDRFWQSRRTDREGAGLGLTITRGIIEAHGGRIWAVSKVGEGSTFHFTLPTTQERRQLLLQPSVP; translated from the coding sequence ATGGGCGTCTCTGACCCCGTCGCCGACGCAGTTCTCGCCGGAATTGCGGTAATCTCGGCAGATGCGATCATCTGCATCGATGAGGCTCAGCGGATTACGTTCTTCAACGAAGGTGCGGAGCGGATCTTCGGCTATGACCGCGAGGAAGCGCTGGGCCAGCCGATCGAATTGCTGATTCCCGCCCGCTATCGCTCGACTCATCGCGATCATGTGAGACGCTTCGGCCAGTCAACCGTCCAGGCCCGCCGGATGGGAGAGCGCAATGAGATCTCCGGTCTGCGAAAGAGCGGCGAGGAATTTCCAGCTGAAGCGGCTATCTCTCACCTGGGGAGCGGGCCTAACCGCGTTTATTCTGTCGTCCTGCGTGACATCACCTTCAGACGGCGGGCCGAGCAGAACCAGCGGTTTCTGGCCGAAGCGGGCGAGGTCCTGGCCTTGTCACTCGGCACTGCCGAAACCGTCAGCAGCGCTGCGCGCATTGCGGTGCCCACACTGGCAGATGCGGCTATTGTCAGTGTCTTCCACGGCGGCACGTTTCACGGAGTTGCGGCCGCGCATGTCGATGCGCCGCGTGCCGAGCAACTGCAGATGCTGCGTGTCGAATCACCCGTCGACCTGAGAGGGTCACACCCCGTCGCTGAAGTGATTCGCACAGGAAAGGTTTTCTCGATTCCGAATTCGGAAACCGCGGAGCCGCGGCTGGCAGCCATGCTGGGCGAGTCCGGCCCTATCTTCTCCGACGGTGCCGCCGCTTCAGCGCTCGTTCTGCCGCTCGTGGCGCGAGACCAGCTGCTGGGAGTAATGGAGCTCTATACGCGACGGCGAAAGCTCGACCCTGACGACGTAGTGCTCGCCGAAGACACGAGTCGCCGCGCCGCACTGGCCATCGACAACGCCCGGCTTCATGAGCAGGTGACTCTCGGTCTCCGCGCGCGCGACGATATGATCGGCATAGTGTCGCACGACCTCCGGAACCCCGTCAACGCGGTGAAGATGCTAACCGGTGCGATTCTCGGAACCGAACGAAGCTTCCCTCTTCCGCTCGACGTCATCGAGTATTCGACAATCATCCGTCAGGCGTCTGAGCAGATGGACTCGCTGATTCGCGATTTGCTCGACGTCACGAGGATCGAGGCCGGCCGCTTGAAGATCGAGACCGCTCCGACCGATGTCAGCGATCTGCTTTCCGATGCGTTCGGAACGCTGAATCCCATCGCAAGCGCAAAGTCGATAAGCCTTCAATTCTCCACCGAGCGTGGCTTGCCAATGGTCTCCGTGGATCGGGAGCGCATACGTCAGGCTCTATCGAATCTGATCGGCAACTCCGTGAAGTTTTCGCCTCCAGAGAGCTCGATCGATGTGAGGGCTGAGCGACGGGACGATCACGTCGAGGTGTCTGTAATTGATCGAGGTCCGGGTATGAACGAGGAGCAGCTCTCCCACGCTTTCGATCGCTTCTGGCAATCCCGAAGAACCGATCGCGAAGGAGCGGGGCTCGGGCTGACAATCACCCGTGGAATTATCGAGGCCCACGGCGGGCGAATCTGGGCGGTAAGCAAAGTGGGCGAAGGAAGCACGTTCCATTTTACGCTGCCAACCACGCAGGAAAGAAGGCAACTACTCCTTCAACCATCAGTCCCTTGA
- a CDS encoding copper oxidase — MTEKSTSIDNIVREISTRRGFLKRAAVTAIAGGAVAACKEGSAQKVARTEGGSSLTPKPAAGPALSAAEMMDNMHEAGVKAFPAKTAGKGNQPLAPRIEKGVKIFELTAEKIQWETAPGQKVEAWAYNGQVPGPQIRVREGDRVRFILHNKLEQSTAVHFHGLELPNDVDGVPFITQPPVKPGQSYTYEFTVPIGNHGSHMYHSHHNAAQQVGLGLLGAFLVDPKNPSKIERADVDYTLILNDGAHGYTCNGKGFPATEPLKVKTGQKLRIRFMNEGMMIHPMHLHGMHMTVIAKDGWAVPAPWKCDTLNVAPGERWDVIVNCKAPGVWAFHCHILPHAESEHGMFGMVTAVIVG; from the coding sequence ATGACCGAAAAATCCACGTCCATCGATAACATCGTCAGGGAGATCTCTACCAGGCGCGGCTTTCTGAAGCGTGCTGCGGTCACTGCGATTGCGGGCGGCGCAGTAGCTGCTTGCAAGGAAGGCAGCGCGCAGAAAGTGGCCCGGACGGAGGGCGGCTCTTCTCTGACGCCGAAGCCAGCAGCCGGCCCGGCGCTCAGCGCCGCGGAAATGATGGATAACATGCACGAAGCCGGAGTGAAGGCCTTTCCTGCGAAGACCGCGGGCAAGGGTAATCAGCCACTCGCGCCCCGGATCGAAAAAGGCGTCAAGATCTTCGAGCTCACGGCCGAGAAAATTCAGTGGGAGACAGCGCCCGGCCAGAAGGTCGAAGCCTGGGCGTACAATGGACAGGTTCCGGGACCGCAGATCCGCGTACGCGAGGGAGACCGCGTGCGATTTATCCTGCACAACAAGCTCGAGCAGTCGACCGCCGTACACTTTCATGGACTCGAGCTTCCAAACGACGTGGACGGCGTTCCGTTCATCACTCAGCCACCTGTGAAGCCGGGCCAGAGCTACACCTATGAATTTACCGTTCCTATCGGGAATCATGGCTCGCACATGTACCACTCGCATCACAACGCCGCTCAGCAGGTAGGGCTCGGACTGCTCGGCGCCTTTCTCGTCGACCCGAAGAATCCGTCGAAGATCGAGCGAGCGGATGTGGACTACACACTCATTCTCAACGACGGTGCGCACGGCTACACCTGCAACGGGAAGGGTTTTCCGGCGACAGAGCCGCTGAAGGTAAAGACGGGCCAGAAGCTCCGTATCCGCTTCATGAATGAAGGGATGATGATCCATCCAATGCATCTTCACGGCATGCACATGACCGTGATCGCCAAAGACGGGTGGGCGGTGCCCGCTCCGTGGAAGTGTGACACGCTGAATGTCGCTCCCGGCGAGCGCTGGGACGTGATTGTGAACTGCAAGGCGCCGGGCGTCTGGGCGTTCCACTGCCACATCCTCCCGCATGCGGAGTCCGAGCACGGCATGTTCGGGATGGTAACCGCAGTCATCGTCGGCTGA